The Astyanax mexicanus isolate ESR-SI-001 chromosome 24, AstMex3_surface, whole genome shotgun sequence genome has a segment encoding these proteins:
- the dido1 gene encoding death-inducer obliterator 1 isoform X5 yields the protein MPGETAAESPDAKGAPVRRSGRQAKRTDKLEEFLVTVKRGRGGGRRSAPLLLEGGDPPSQTPTDAETASEASFDGNAEAKAAENKAPSPAKKTRGRKKAAAKAKTVQAGSHSDDASSENEEEAGEEISKVVHEEVVAMVSTEEEGKMEDSVNELKPEQEAVKQDKDNIEKENKDKPEEEAANRRPTRSPARAAGKELTSAKREVKPKAGAKSRKGQEEEEDDEDEDDESSSSESDSDGYDPNALYCICRQKHNKRFMICCDRCEEWFHGDCVGITEARGRLMERNGEDYVCPNCTGKKVQTSKPAPSTAATENGKRLVPPVRKAEPSPAPVSQPTTPSTSAAVSSAATITPSTPSAAPSTGEKPGEDLGIKGRIEKATNPSGKKKIKIFQPQAIVSPEESSLPKCIGPGCERDALPDSVYCGNDCILKHAAAAMKTITTENKEPKPKEKTKTKTQKKTPAKSTPKKNAVPERRSSRRSTESSSKAEEESSESEAREHEEDEDEEDKLAEEHPPPPAMSSWSSDHNYIAVTPEKTTPISPTVLNKASTQKEKDKEKEKEEQHAPEPEPEKKDPAPVEKKPPVTTPSPKPSKKSPGLKSAKSAPQAAPKGNTSANSAKKQPPPPTPPQTKTPKSKKPGPPPPPIPVFPSPGPPGSRIHVTGALSVTKSNFTIPKKQTQGGSKESSGSGSSTTSRAPPTSQPAASHAQPPHYKPAQPAPPALPPQPPPNNQMRSNIRRSLTDILYKRVSDSDDLSMSESEVGRLAVSIEKEMFNLYMNTDSKYKNKYRSLMFNLKDPKNKGLFYRVIGGEVSPFRLVRLSPEELLSREISDWRKVETSEDTSGRSHSGHPKAGSRHDAAPPDVDMEEAPSMSDGDVCIAATSQSPRLASGADHQDSNPPAAPSQGSSLAEKSNVVPDLLSSMLKDTTAEHRAHLFDLNCKICTGQKSADDEPAPKKPKMSIPIPEKPKTDPRPPKVPTAQDSSTASYAGIEPPLPFQQTVMEEPSSVMPVVQPAVAAPAVSSVTITRRDPRTASHRSSAPLSQTSPDVAVPTAAPISTTTVVVPVVSAEPHVVEMKGPLPMPPPAPISVPKPIIAKPVSSTESRHHRGSTSSTSEPPPEGETALFLSGQEMMWKGFINMHTVAKFVTKAYMVSGTFEHLKEDLPDTIHIDGRISPHTVWDYVGKLKTSLSKELCLIRFHPATEEEEVAYVSLFSYFSSRKRFGVVAKNNKRIKDLYLIPLSSKDPLPSKLLPFDGPGLEPARPNLLLGLLICQKDKKRTGTPLENEEKRSKTLRDEETGLPKPIPISKPDKPLRTSLDSVSTTPPGTPPPLSSSESSVAPLAAASSVFSLLASVKAPAVSTNTGSNSPSTTAASAAPAPNATPLQTILKTLFGKKKQDSEASQSPSDQSLADVSVPLLDPIVQQFGVTKVKKVDEEEDDRPYDPEEEYDPSVGYDTEKPSDPVVPVMIKQSETVTPAMDDVAYDPEDDSIFDDVKVDPKLSLKKQVEEQEELKNQQQQEPDALVSQPTISLLGNSQLVQLGKKVEELVSKTSANPVINQRRDPRQSRDPRQSASSRRPTSDSAEKEDSSEITSDIITTGSTTFPANEAASAAATTIAEKSPIDIAAILDTLTSQKPKVIDVPVQPSSVDVKEEPCATTETQSENDKPLDPDTQQETPKQEEEESKSEEVPFLDTDSTEISIPLLGEKIDPDLVDSFVDTEPETKPNPKEKEGPIESEGKRFEDIWPNSASILKAEPLPVEEPVESTPTTYYSISTISTSLTSVGGSQDITQVSSSYMDSHLPHVQHMTSSNSQNEYRGPPDIPPPMSYQPPVGPPPMLGPPLMTVPPPMHIPPPMQGPLPMQGLPPMQGPPPIQGIPPMQMPPQLQGPPPTHREPELSQYPPPAPYPPYQNQWGNNASFDASRGPPPPIITPRGPPPQMPPVGQRGPPPQMFNSNMPPQPHVGPRGPPPGPPPSSAAPPPSFDGQRFNGPPPPFNFAGPRGPPPFAGPPPGHFDNRAPPPSHFPGPRGPPPHHNIVEHGPPPNIPRGPGDQYDNEGGSSYKQGMEQPQAQNTPHSYRENQGPTHGPAFRGPPPNHFEGRRGPSGGDLAGHRFPPPNQFRGSPPHRGGSFDEPRGGLTQEFERTRGPAPQPFGGPRGPPPGHYSDKDAGGQSSRYHFEEHANDIRPVRGPLLPTPSEGPISMPPRLGGHSPESHRDDHWRRHSPEMRRRSTSTRDGSEPQERSSRFDSGPRDREGPSRLSEERHRDLSEDRRRDRERDGPHGGRPWGWNRDRESDRGREREGDRGRERERERDRSRDRERERDRSRDRERERDRSRDRDRDKDHDRTRDNQREKERSKERDRSRGRDADRHREGDGDKRRDRDRERDRDRGREREFDRKDHDRDRTKGRERDRDSRDSRDKRRERSRSRERDRGKDRDRRDRDRDRERERDNRDRRERSRSKERKEERREKSEASKDIERPADMESAS from the exons ATGCCTGGAGAGACGGCAGCAGAGAGCCCTGATGCCAAGGGTGCTCCGGTGCGCCGAAGTGGAAGGCAGGCCAAGCGTACCGACAAGCTAGAGGAGTTCCTGGTAACAGTGAAACGAGGCCGAGGCGGAGGTAGGCGGAGTGCTCCTCTTCTGCTGGAAGGTGGCGATCCCCCCTCCCAGACTCCGACAGATGCAGAGACTGCTTCAGAGGCGAGCTTTGATGGAAATGCAGAGGCTAAAGCAGCAGAGAATAAAGCACCTTCTCCTGCAAAGAAAACTAGGGGACGGAAAAAAGCGGCGGCCAAGGCCAAAACAGTCCAAGCTGGGTCACACAGCGATGATGCCAGCTCTGAAAATGAAGAGGAGGCTGGCGAAGAAATTTCAAAAGTGGTGCACGAAGAAGTTGTGGCAATGGTCAGCACAGAAGAAGAAGGCAAGATGGAGGACTCTGTGAAtgagctgaaaccagagcaggAGGCTGTGAAGCAAGACAAAGATAATATCGAGAAGGAGAACAAAGACAAGCCTGAGGAGGAAGCGGCTAACAGACGACCGACCAGAAGCCCTGCTAGAGCTGCTGGGAAGGAACTTACTTCTGCTAAGAGAGAGGTGAAGCCTAAAGCAGGTGCAAAGTCCCGCAAAGgacaggaagaggaggaggatgatgaagatgaagatgacgAGTCTTCTTCAAGCGAGTCTGATAGCGATGGCTATGACCCCAATGCATTGTATTGCATCTGCAGGCAGAAACACAACAAAAG GTTCATGATTTGCTGTGACCGCTGTGAGGAGTGGTTCCACGGAGATTGCGTGGGTATTACTGAGGCCCGTGGGCGTCTAATGGAGCGTAACGGTGAGGACTACGTCTGTCCCAACTGCACTGGAAAGAAAGTTCAGACCTCTAAGCCTGCTCCATCTACAGCAGCGACTGAAAATGGGAAACGGCTTGTCCCTCCTGTTCGCAAGGCAGAGCCCAGTCCAGCTCCTGTTAGCCAGCCCACAACACCGTCAACTTCAGCTGCTGTCTCTTCTGCTGCTACTATTACACCTTCTACTCCTAGTGCTGCTCCTTCCACAGGCGAGAAACCAGGGGAAGATTTGGGAATTAAGGGGAGGATAGAGAAGGCCACCAACCCAAGcggcaaaaagaaaataaagattttccaACCG CAGGCAATTGTGTCACCGGAGGAGTCCTCTCTGCCTAAGTGCATCGGCCCTGGCTGCGAGAGGGATGCTCTGCCTGACTCGGTCTACTGTGGGAATGACTGCATCCTCAAGCATGCTGCTGCTGCCATGAAGACCATCACCACGGAAAACAAGGAGCCAAAGCCCAAGGAGAAGACAAAGACCAAAACGCAGAAAAAGACACCAGCTAAATCAACACCCAAG aAGAATGCGGTCCCAGAGCGGAGGAGTAGCAGAAGGTCCACAGAGTCCTCCAGCAAAGCTGAAGAGGAATCGTCCGAGTCAGAGGCTCGTGAACATgaagaggatgaggatgaagaagACAAACTTGCTGAGGAACATCCACCACCTCCAGCCATGTCATCCTGGTCCAGTGACCATAATTACATTGCAGTAACGCCAGAAAAGACTACACCCATATCACCAACTGTGTTAAACAAAGCGT ctACCCAGAAAGAGAAGGataaggaaaaggaaaaagaggAGCAACATGCACCTGAACCCGAGCCAGAAAAAAAGGATCCAGCTCCTGTTGAGAAGAAGCCCCCAGTTACAACACCATCCCCCAAACCAAGCAAGAAATCCCCAGGCTTGAAGTCAGCCAAGTCTGCTCCTCAGGCCGCACCCAAAGGCAACACCTCTGCAAACAGTGCGAAAAAACAGCCACCACCACCAACTCCACCCCAGACCAAAACACCTAAATCCAAGAAACCAGGACCACCACCTCCCCCGATTCCAGTCTTCCCATCTCCTGGTCCACCTGGATCAAGGATCCACGTCACTGGAGCTCTGAGTGTGACCAAGAGCAACTTCACCATCCCCAAAAAGCAGACCCAGGGTGGATCCAAAGAGTCTTCAGGATCTGGATCTTCTACCACATCCAGGGCACCTCCTACATCCCAGCCCGCTGCGTCCCATGCTCAGCCACCTCACTACAAACCTGCCCAACCTGCACCACCTGCGCTGCCTCCGCAGCCACCTCCCAACAACCAGATGAGATCCAACATCCGCCGCTCGCTCACTGACATACTGTACAAAAG gGTGAGTGACAGTGATGATCTTTCCATGTCCGAGAGTGAGGTGGGCAGGCTGGCGGTCAGCATTGAGAAGGAGATGTTCAACCTCTATATGAACACGGACAGCAAGTACAAGAACAAATACAGATCTCTGATGTTCAACCTAAAAGATCCAAAAAATAAG GGTCTTTTCTATCGTGTGATTGGTGGAGAGGTCAGTCCATTCCGTCTGGTGAGACTGAGCCCTGAGGAGTTGCTCTCCAGAGAGATTTCTGATTGGAGGAAAGTGGAAACCTCTGAG GATACTAGTGGAAGATCTCATTCGGGACATCCCAAAGCTGGATCTAGGCATGATGCTGCACCCCCTGATGTGGATATGGAGGAGGCTCCTTCCATGTCTGATGGAGATGTATGTATTGCTGCAACTTCCCAGTCTCCCCGCTTGGCCTCTGGGGCA GATCATCAGGACTCAAATCCACCCGCCGCACCGTCTCAGGGATCTAGTTTGGCAGAAAAGAGCAATGTGGTGCCTGACCTCTTGAGCAGTATGTTAAAAGACACCACAGCAGAACACAGAGCTCACCTGTTTGATCTCAACTGTAAGATTTGCACAG gccagaAGTCTGCTGATGATGAACCGGCACCTAAAAAGCCCAAAATGTCTATTCCTATTCCTGAAAAGCCTAAAACTGACCCACGACCACCCAAGGTGCCCACAGCACAAGATTCGTCCACTGCCTCCTACGCTGGCATTGAGCCCCCTCTGCCCTTCCAGCAGACTGTTATGGAGGAGCCGAGCAGTGTGATGCCCGTTGTTCAGCCCGCTGTAGCCGCTCCTGCAGTGTCCTCGGTCACGATAACCCGCCGAGACCCCCGTACTGCCAGTCACCGTTCCTCCGCACCTTTGTCTCAGACGAGTCCAGATGTGGCAGTTCCCACTGCTGCACCAATCAGTACTACGACTGTTGTAGTCCCTGTTGTGTCTGCTGAACCTCATGTGGTGGAGATGAAGGGTCCATTGCCCATGCCACCACCAGCTCCCATATCTGTGCCTAAACCCATAATTGCAAAGCCAGTCTCTTCAACAGAATCCCGACACCACAGGGGCAGCACGTCCAG caCATCTGAGCCCCCTCCAGAAGGTGAGACGGCTCTGTTTCTCTCAGGACAAGAAATGATGTGGAAAGGATTCATTAACATGCACACTGTTGCCAAGTTTGTTACAAAGGCCTACATGGTGTCTGGGACTTTTGAGCATCTCAAGGAG GATTTGCCTGATACCATCCACATTGATGGTAGAATATCACCGCACACAGTTTGGGACTATGTAGGCAAACTGAAGACTTCACTCTCAAAA GAGCTGTGTCTTATTCGTTTTCATCCAGCAACCGAGGAGGAAGAAGTGGCATACGTGTCCCTGTTTTCGTATTTCAGCAGCCGCAAGCGTTTCGGCGTGGTGGCTAAAAACAACAAGCGCATCAAAGACCTCTACCTCATCCCTCTGAGCTCAAAGGACCCATTGCCTTCTAAACTTTTACCTTTCGATGGGCCAG GTCTGGAGCCCGCTCGTCCCAATCTCCTTCTTGGGCTTTTAATTtgtcaaaaagacaaaaaacgaACTGGAACTCCCCTAGAAAATGAGGAAAAACGTTCCAAAACACTACGAGACGAAGAGACTGGTCTTCCAAAGCCAATTCCCATTAGCAAACCTGACAAACCTTTGCGAACCAGTTTGGACTCTGTAAGCACAACACCTCCTGGAACTCCACCCCCCCTCAGCAGCTCAGAGTCCTCAGTAGCTCCACTAGCTGCAGCGTCTTCTGTGTTTTCTCTTTTGGCATCTGTCAAGGCACCTGCTGTCTCCACAAATACAGGCAGTAATTCCCCCTCAACTACCGCTGCTTCAGCAGCGCCTGCCCCCAATGCAACCCCACTTCAGACCATCCTAAAGACACTGTTTGGTAAGAAAAAGCAAGATTCCGAAGCTTCCCAGTCACCTTCAGACCAAAGTTTGGCTGATGTTTCGGTGCCATTGTTGGATCCAATTGTCCAGCAGTTTGGAGTTACCAAAGTGAAAAAAGTGGACGAAGAAGAGGATGACAGACCCTATGACCCTGAGGAGGAATATGATCCCAGTGTTGGGTACGATACAGAAAAGCCCAGTGATCCTGTAGTACCTGTGATGATCAAACAGTCAGAAACGGTGACTCCTGCGATGGACGATGTTGCCTACGACCCTGAAGATGACTCCATTTTTGATGACGTCAAAGTTGATCCAAAGTTGAGTTTGAAGAAGCAGGTAGAGGAACAAGAAGAATTGAAGAACCAGCAACAGCAGGAACCTGATGCGTTAGTTTCCCAGCCTACTATATCTCTCCTAGGCAACAGTCAACTGGTTCAACTTGGCAAGAAGGTTGAAGAGTTGGTTTCAAAAACTTCAGCAAATCCAGTGATCAATCAGAGAAGGGATCCAAGGCAGAGCAGGGACCCTAGACAGTCAGCTTCCAGTCGGAGACCAACATCTGATTCAGCAGAAAAGGAAGACTCCTCTGAAATTACTTCAGATATTATTACTACTGGTAGTACTACATTTCCTGCAAAtgaagctgcttctgctgctgctactacaatAGCAGAAAAATCACCAATTGATATTGCAGCAATCCTAGATACATTGACATCACAGAAACCTAAAGTCATAGATGTTCCCGTACAGCCGTCTTCTGTGGATGTAAAAGAAGAACCCTGTGCAACCacagaaacacaatcagaaaatGATAAGCCATTGGATCCAGATACCCAACAAGAGACACCCaagcaagaggaagaagagtCAAAAAGTGAAGAGGTACCTTTTCTTGATACAGACAGCACAGAAATTTCCATTCCACTTTTAGGGGAGAAGATAGACCCTGACTTGGTTGATAGTTTTGTAGATACAGAACCGGAAACTAAACCAAATCCTAAAGAAAAGGAGGGTCCTATTGAATCAGAAGGCAAACGATTTGAAGATATTTGGCCTAATTCTGCCAGCATTCTAAAAGCAGAACCTTTACCTGTTGAGGAGCCTGTTGAATCTACTCCAACTACATATTACAGTATTTCAACAATCAGCACCTCGTTAACCTCTGTTGGAGGATCACAAGACATCACTCAAGTTAGTTCCTCATACATGGATTCACATTTACCCCATGTGCAACACATGACTTCATCAAACTCTCAAAATGAGTACAGAGGCCCTCCAGACATTCCTCCTCCAATGTCTTATCAGCCACCAGTTGGACCTCCACCCATGCTTGGGCCACCGCTAATGACTGTTCCACCACCCATGCATATTCCTCCTCCAATGCAGGGCCCTCTTCCAATGCAGGGCCTTCCTCCAATGCAGGGTCCTCCTCCAATTCAGGGTATTCCTCCAATGCAGATGCCCCCACAACTGCAAGGCCCACCTCCAACTCACAGAGAACCTGAGCTCTCTCAATATCCACCACCTGCCCCATATCCACCTTATCAAAATCAGTGGGGAAACAATGCATCATTTGATGCTTCAAGAGGACCACCCCCACCAATTATTACACCTCGGGGACCTCCTCCACAGATGCCACCAGTGGGTCAGAGAGGACCTCCACCACAAATGTTCAATAGTAATATGCCCCCACAACCTCATGTGGGACCACGGGGCCCACCTCCTGGTCCACCACCCTCTTCTGCAGCACCACCCCCAAGTTTTGATGGACAAAGATTTAATGGTCCTCCACCACCTTTCAACTTTGCAGGACCCAGGGGCCCACCTCCATTTGCAGGTCCCCCTCCTGGCCACTTTGACAACAGAGCACCACCACCATCTCACTTCCCTGGGCCAAGAGGCCCACCTCCACACCACAATATTGTAGAGCATGGACCACCCCCTAACATCCCAAGGGGACCTGGTGATCAGTATGATAATGAGGGTGGAAGTTCCTACAAGCAGGGAATGGAACAGCCccaagcccaaaacacaccacacagtTACAGAGAGAATCAGGGTCCCACACATGGCCCTGCCTTTAGAGGGCCTCCACCAAACCACTTTGAAGGACGAAGAGGTCCATCTGGAGGGGATTTGGCAGGGCATAGATTCCCCCCTCCAAACCAGTTCCGTGGCTCCCCACCACATAGAGGAGGATCGTTTGATGAACCAAGAGGAGGGTTAACCCAAGAGTTCGAGAGAACCAGAGGTCCTGCACCCCAGCCATTTGGTGGGCCTAGAGGTCCTCCACCAGGACACTACTCTGATAAAGATGCAGGAGGCCAGTCTTCACGCTACCACTTTGAAGAACATGCAAATGACATTAGGCCTGTACGAGGACCTCTGTTACCTACGCCTTCTGAAGGTCCCATCTCAATGCCTCCTCGCTTGGGTGGCCACAGCCCAGAGTCCCACCGTGATGACCACTGGAGAAGACACTCCCCAGAAATGAGGAGGCGCAGTACCTCTACTAGGGACGGTTCTGAACCTCAAGAGAGGTCCAGTAGGTTTGACAGTGGTCCCCGTGACCGAGAGGGCCCATCTAggctctctgaagaaagacacAGAGATTTGTCAGAGGACCggaggagagacagagagcgggATGGACCACATGGGGGCAGGCCTTGGGGCTGGAATAGAGACCGTGAATCTGATCGTGGCAGAGAGCGAGAAGGAGACCGTGGCAGGGAGCGAGAACGAGAGCGGGATCGCAGCCGTGACAGGGAACGAGAGAGGGACCGCAGCCGCGACAGGGAACGAGAGAGGGACCGTAGCCGGGACAGAGACAGGGACAAGGATCACGATCGCACCAGGGACAATCAAAGGGAGAAAGAACGCAGTAAGGAAAGAGATCGCAGTAGAGGCAGGGATGCTGATCGACACAGAGAAGGTGATGGAGACAAAAGGAGGGATCGGGACCGCGAACGAGACAGAGACCGTGGCAGGGAGCGAGAATTTGACAGAAAGGATCATGACCGAGACAGGACAAAGGGCAGAGAACGAGACcgtgacagtagagacagtagagaTAAAAGACGAGAACGCTCAAGAAGCCGTGAACGAGACCGTGGAAAAGACCGAGACCGACGTGACAGGGACAGAGACCGGGAAAGGGAGAGGGACAACAGAGATAGGAGGGAGAGAAGTAGAagtaaagagagaaaggaagagcgTAGAGAAAAATCAGAGGCTTCGAAGGACATTGAGAGACCTGCTGATATGGAAAGCGCATCTTAA